The following proteins come from a genomic window of Gottfriedia acidiceleris:
- the metQ gene encoding MetQ/NlpA family ABC transporter substrate-binding protein, which produces MNFKKIVGILGAGVLALSLAACNKGGEDKNKELVVGASNVPHAVILEQAKPILKKEGINLKIVKFQDYVLPNKALASKELDANYFQHIPYLESQMKENGYKFENAGGIHIEPIGVYSKKYKSLDDLPDGAKIIMSSSVADHGRMLSLLQQEGLIKLKAGIDPTTAQIKDIAENPKHLKFQADVDAGMLPKVYQNNEGDAVLINTNYAIDAGLNPMKDAIALEGKESPYVNIIAVRKGDKDKKEIKELVKVLHSKEIQDFIIKKYKGAVVPVSQ; this is translated from the coding sequence ATGAATTTCAAAAAAATCGTAGGAATTTTAGGAGCAGGTGTTTTAGCATTATCTTTAGCAGCATGTAATAAAGGTGGAGAAGATAAAAATAAAGAATTAGTGGTTGGTGCATCAAATGTACCTCACGCAGTTATTTTAGAACAAGCTAAACCTATCCTTAAAAAAGAAGGAATTAACTTAAAAATTGTTAAATTCCAAGATTATGTATTACCAAATAAAGCACTAGCTTCGAAAGAATTAGATGCAAACTATTTCCAACACATTCCATATTTAGAATCTCAAATGAAAGAAAATGGTTATAAATTTGAAAACGCTGGTGGGATCCACATCGAGCCAATCGGAGTCTACTCTAAAAAATATAAGAGCTTAGATGATCTACCAGATGGAGCTAAAATTATCATGAGTAGCTCAGTAGCTGATCATGGTCGTATGTTAAGCTTGTTACAACAAGAAGGTTTAATTAAACTTAAAGCTGGAATTGATCCAACTACAGCTCAAATTAAAGACATTGCTGAGAATCCAAAACACTTAAAATTCCAAGCTGATGTAGACGCTGGAATGCTTCCAAAAGTTTATCAAAACAATGAAGGCGATGCAGTGTTAATTAACACAAACTACGCGATTGATGCTGGATTAAACCCAATGAAGGATGCTATTGCATTAGAAGGTAAAGAATCTCCATATGTAAACATTATCGCTGTTCGTAAAGGTGACAAAGATAAAAAAGAAATCAAAGAGCTTGTAAAAGTATTACACTCTAAAGAAATTCAAGATTTCATCATTAAAAAATATAAAGGTGCTGTAGTACCTGTAAGTCAATAA
- a CDS encoding acetyl-CoA C-acetyltransferase, giving the protein MREAVIVAGARTPVGKAKKGSLATVRPDDLGALVVKETLKRAGNYDGPIDDIIFGCSSPEAEQGFNMARNIGALAGLPHSVPGITVNRYCSSGLQSIAYASERIMLGHSEAIIAGGAESMSLLPMGGHVARLNSRLVENAPEYYMGMGHTAEQVANRYGISREDQDAFAVRSHQRAAAAIKEGRFVDEIVPVDVTLRSVNANNKLEEKNFTFSQDEGVREGTSSDVLAKLRPAFNVRGSVTAGNSSQTSDGAAAVLVMDREKAEAEGLSPLLKFRSFAVAGVAPEVMGIGPVEAIPKALKLAGLSLSDIGIFELNEAFASQSIQIIRHLGLDEDRVNVNGGAIALGHPLGCTGTKLTLSLLHEMKRRGEQFGIVTMCVGGGMGAAGVFELV; this is encoded by the coding sequence ATGAGAGAAGCTGTTATTGTAGCGGGTGCGAGAACACCTGTAGGTAAAGCGAAAAAAGGTTCACTAGCAACAGTTCGTCCAGATGATTTAGGGGCATTAGTTGTAAAAGAAACATTAAAGCGTGCGGGAAATTACGATGGTCCAATCGATGATATTATTTTTGGCTGCTCATCGCCGGAAGCTGAGCAAGGATTCAACATGGCGCGTAATATTGGAGCACTAGCTGGATTACCGCATTCAGTTCCAGGAATTACAGTGAACCGTTATTGTTCTTCAGGTCTACAAAGTATTGCTTATGCAAGTGAACGAATTATGTTAGGTCATTCTGAAGCTATTATTGCTGGTGGAGCAGAATCGATGAGTTTACTTCCAATGGGAGGGCATGTTGCTCGTTTAAATAGTAGATTAGTAGAAAATGCACCAGAGTATTATATGGGCATGGGGCATACTGCTGAACAAGTTGCCAATCGTTATGGTATTTCAAGAGAAGATCAAGATGCATTTGCGGTACGTAGTCATCAGCGCGCAGCAGCTGCTATTAAAGAAGGACGTTTTGTAGACGAAATCGTTCCAGTTGATGTAACGCTACGTTCAGTTAACGCAAACAATAAATTAGAAGAAAAGAATTTTACCTTCTCTCAAGATGAAGGTGTTCGTGAAGGTACGTCTTCTGATGTATTAGCTAAATTAAGACCTGCATTTAATGTGAGAGGTTCAGTAACGGCTGGGAACTCTTCGCAAACAAGTGACGGGGCCGCAGCAGTATTAGTAATGGATCGTGAAAAAGCAGAAGCTGAAGGACTAAGTCCATTATTAAAATTCCGTTCTTTTGCAGTAGCTGGTGTAGCTCCTGAAGTTATGGGAATTGGTCCTGTTGAAGCAATTCCAAAAGCTCTTAAACTAGCAGGATTAAGCTTATCTGATATAGGGATATTTGAATTAAATGAAGCATTTGCTTCTCAATCAATTCAAATTATTCGTCACTTAGGCCTTGATGAAGACCGTGTAAATGTAAACGGTGGGGCGATTGCATTAGGGCATCCACTTGGTTGTACTGGTACTAAACTAACTTTATCTCTATTACATGAGATGAAGCGTCGTGGAGAACAGTTCGGTATTGTAACAATGTGCGTAGGCGGTGGAATGGGCGCAGCTGGAGTATTTGAATTAGTTTAA
- a CDS encoding arsenate reductase family protein yields MSIIFYTYPKCGTCRKAASWLKEHNIPVEAIDITLNPPSKELLADIYKASGISINKLFNTSGVKYRELGLKDVIPTKSEDELLELLSSDGKLIKRPLLFNGDQATVGFNEEVFEKVWL; encoded by the coding sequence ATGAGTATCATTTTTTATACATATCCAAAATGTGGAACTTGTCGAAAAGCTGCTTCGTGGCTAAAAGAACATAATATTCCAGTTGAAGCAATTGATATTACATTAAATCCACCTTCAAAGGAGTTACTTGCTGATATTTATAAAGCAAGCGGAATTTCAATAAATAAATTGTTTAATACAAGTGGTGTTAAATATCGCGAGCTTGGATTGAAGGATGTTATTCCAACGAAATCAGAGGACGAGCTACTAGAACTACTAAGTTCGGATGGTAAATTAATTAAAAGACCTCTACTTTTTAATGGAGATCAAGCGACAGTTGGTTTTAATGAAGAAGTTTTTGAAAAAGTTTGGTTATAA
- a CDS encoding thioredoxin family protein: MQQWTKNEIMQRIQSKETTVIYIYTAMCGTCQVASKMLEIVNEILPNLPLSKVNINEIVEEAQSWKVESVPCLLIFENGEMKQKIYAFQSVPYLHELLKKYNLYIKR, encoded by the coding sequence ATGCAGCAATGGACAAAGAATGAAATAATGCAAAGAATTCAATCAAAAGAGACGACAGTTATTTATATTTATACCGCAATGTGTGGTACATGCCAAGTCGCTTCTAAAATGCTAGAAATTGTAAATGAGATTCTGCCAAATTTACCTCTAAGTAAGGTGAATATTAATGAAATAGTGGAAGAAGCTCAAAGCTGGAAGGTTGAAAGTGTACCTTGTTTACTTATTTTTGAAAATGGGGAAATGAAACAAAAAATTTACGCTTTCCAGTCTGTACCATATTTACATGAATTGTTAAAAAAATATAATTTATATATTAAACGATGA
- a CDS encoding YuzL family protein: MKRERNPSKGGVSAASVQGNASHGDQREEKGRQSNNQQYGKKNMGQ; encoded by the coding sequence ATGAAACGTGAAAGAAATCCATCAAAGGGTGGAGTTAGTGCAGCAAGTGTTCAAGGTAATGCAAGTCATGGAGATCAAAGAGAAGAAAAAGGTAGACAAAGTAACAATCAGCAGTACGGCAAAAAAAACATGGGTCAGTAA
- a CDS encoding toprim domain-containing protein produces the protein MEDQRKVIIVEGTTDKRKIQTIIKEPVDIICTNGTVGTSKLDELAEMLDLREIYVLVDADEAGEKLRRLLKREFPQAEHLYIDRSYREVATAPSQHLASVLLGADILVFTDYLRTN, from the coding sequence ATTGAAGATCAAAGAAAAGTTATCATTGTCGAAGGTACTACTGATAAAAGAAAAATACAGACGATTATAAAGGAGCCTGTAGATATTATCTGTACGAATGGTACAGTTGGTACTTCAAAGCTAGATGAGCTTGCTGAAATGTTAGATCTAAGAGAAATCTATGTGTTAGTAGATGCAGATGAGGCTGGTGAAAAGCTTAGAAGACTCTTGAAAAGAGAATTTCCACAGGCAGAGCATCTGTACATTGATAGAAGTTATCGTGAAGTGGCAACAGCTCCGAGTCAACATTTAGCTAGTGTATTATTAGGGGCAGATATTTTAGTATTTACAGATTATTTACGTACAAATTAA
- a CDS encoding acyl-CoA dehydrogenase family protein: MEKTIGNLLKGGSFLTTEVTFDKVFTPEDFTDEHKLIAKTTEDFVVNEVLPELEYLEQHEFDRTVRLLKQAGELGLLAADVPEEYGGIALDKISSALITEKISRGGGFSLSQGAHVGIGTLPIVLFGNHDQKQRYLPGLASGEKFAAYALTEPGSGSDALGAKTVAKLNAEGTHYILNGEKQWITNSAFADVFVVYAKIDGEHFTAFIVERDYEGVSTGPEEKKMGIKSSSTRTLILEDVKVPVENLLGDIGKGHVIAFNILNIGRYKLAVGTVGGSKRALELSATYANQRQQFKTPIAKFSLIQEKLASMATKIYASESSAYRTVGLFEDRFSQLTEEQAKDPKAVAAAVAEYAIECSLNKFFCSEVLDYVADEGVQIHGGYGFMAEYEIERIYRDSRINRIFEGTNEINRLIVPSTYLRKAMSGELPLLQQAQQIQEELMMLMPEEVGDAPLEQEKYLVRNAKKIAIMIAGLAVQKFGKGLSTEQEILVNIADIVSNIYAMESTVLRTEKAINKVGLDKSNQKLLYTQVFCQEAFNEIEAHAKETLVAVESGDTLRMMTSALRKFTRHTPINVIAKKREIAANVLAEDRYTV; encoded by the coding sequence ATGGAAAAAACAATCGGTAACTTACTTAAAGGCGGAAGCTTTTTAACAACAGAAGTGACTTTTGATAAAGTTTTTACACCAGAGGATTTTACAGATGAACATAAATTAATTGCAAAAACAACTGAAGATTTTGTAGTTAATGAAGTTTTACCAGAATTAGAATATTTAGAGCAACACGAATTTGACCGCACTGTTAGATTATTAAAACAAGCTGGAGAGCTTGGATTATTAGCTGCAGATGTGCCAGAAGAATATGGTGGAATCGCACTAGATAAAATTAGCTCAGCATTAATTACTGAAAAAATTTCACGTGGTGGTGGATTCTCACTTTCTCAAGGAGCACACGTAGGGATCGGTACACTTCCAATTGTTTTATTTGGAAATCATGATCAAAAGCAACGTTATTTACCTGGTTTAGCATCAGGTGAAAAATTTGCGGCTTATGCATTAACTGAGCCAGGTTCTGGATCAGATGCTTTAGGAGCAAAAACTGTTGCTAAATTAAATGCTGAAGGAACTCACTACATTTTAAATGGTGAAAAACAATGGATTACAAACTCTGCGTTTGCTGATGTATTTGTTGTATATGCAAAAATTGATGGAGAGCATTTCACAGCATTTATCGTTGAGAGAGATTATGAAGGTGTTTCGACTGGTCCAGAAGAGAAGAAAATGGGGATAAAATCATCTTCAACTCGTACATTGATTTTAGAGGATGTAAAAGTTCCTGTAGAAAACCTTTTAGGGGATATTGGAAAAGGTCACGTTATTGCGTTTAACATTTTAAATATTGGTCGTTATAAATTAGCAGTAGGTACAGTTGGTGGATCAAAACGTGCTTTAGAATTATCTGCAACGTATGCTAACCAACGGCAACAATTTAAAACACCAATTGCTAAATTTAGTTTAATTCAAGAAAAATTGGCAAGTATGGCTACAAAAATTTATGCAAGTGAAAGTTCAGCATATCGTACTGTAGGACTTTTTGAAGATCGCTTTAGTCAATTAACTGAAGAGCAAGCAAAAGATCCAAAAGCAGTAGCAGCTGCTGTAGCAGAGTATGCGATTGAATGTTCATTAAATAAATTCTTCTGTTCAGAAGTATTAGACTATGTAGCTGACGAAGGAGTACAAATCCACGGTGGATATGGCTTCATGGCTGAATATGAAATTGAGCGTATTTACCGTGATTCTCGTATTAACCGAATTTTTGAAGGAACAAACGAAATTAATCGTTTAATTGTACCAAGCACTTACCTTCGAAAAGCAATGAGCGGAGAACTTCCATTACTTCAACAAGCGCAACAAATTCAAGAAGAGCTAATGATGTTAATGCCTGAAGAAGTGGGAGACGCTCCATTAGAGCAAGAAAAATATTTAGTTCGTAATGCGAAAAAAATCGCAATCATGATTGCTGGATTAGCAGTTCAAAAATTTGGTAAAGGATTAAGTACTGAACAAGAAATTCTAGTAAATATTGCAGATATCGTAAGTAATATTTATGCAATGGAATCAACAGTTTTACGTACTGAAAAAGCGATCAATAAAGTAGGTTTAGACAAATCAAACCAAAAATTACTTTATACTCAAGTATTCTGCCAGGAAGCATTCAATGAGATTGAAGCTCATGCGAAAGAAACACTTGTTGCTGTTGAGTCAGGTGACACTTTAAGAATGATGACTTCAGCTCTTCGTAAATTTACACGTCATACGCCAATTAATGTAATTGCGAAGAAGCGTGAAATTGCAGCTAATGTTTTAGCTGAAGATCGTTATACTGTTTAA
- a CDS encoding 3-hydroxyacyl-CoA dehydrogenase/enoyl-CoA hydratase family protein, translating into MQKIKKAAVLGSGVMGSGIAAHLANIGIPTLLLDIVPRELTEEDAAKGLSTDSKEFRNRFSQTAIQKLLKQKPAPLASKKNLTLIQAGNFEDDMSRLNEVDWIIEVVVENLAIKKQVLASVDAYRKPGSIVSSNTSGISIEAMSEDCSDDFKKHFLGTHFFNPPRYLKLLEVIPTKHTSEEVLTFMKSFGEDVLGKGVVLAKDTPNFIGNRIGTYGLLVTVQEMLKGGYSVGEVDSITGPMIGRPSSATFRTLDVVGLDTFIHVANNVYELVEGEEKEVFKVPEFMKEMANRNWLGSKSGQGFFLKQGKEILELDPSTFEYGERKSLKTASTEGIKQVKGLANKLKALVYADDRAGNFLWSIISPVLVYSAELSGEISDNIVGIDQAMKWGFGWDLGPFEIWDAIGVSKSVVRMESEGLTVPNWVKNMIDSGNETFYKQDNGVTSFYHNGEYEELVRNDKEVKLSVLKEQGRIIKQNSGASLIDLGDGVACLEFHTKSNAIGMDITQMINFAVDEVSKNYKGLVIGNQAKNFCVGANLAMILMEAQDDNYFEIEMVVKGFQQAMMKIKYSDKPVVVAPYGMTLGGGTEICLPAASVVASSETYMGLVEVGVGLIPGGGGSKELYIKQLKQFPEGVEFDLQGLANRVFETVAMAKVSTSAQEAFENGFLNHDDRKVFNADHLIYEAKQRVLELYEAGYSAPIREKVPVVGESGYATLLAGANSMYYSGYISEHDLTIAKKLAYVIAGGKVPFGTLVDEEYLLNIEREAFLSLISEMKSQARMQHMLVKGKPLRN; encoded by the coding sequence ATCCAAAAAATTAAAAAAGCCGCTGTACTCGGCTCTGGTGTGATGGGATCTGGAATCGCTGCACACTTGGCAAACATAGGTATTCCAACATTACTACTTGATATTGTCCCAAGAGAACTAACTGAGGAAGATGCTGCAAAAGGTCTTTCTACTGACTCCAAAGAATTTCGTAATCGATTCAGTCAAACGGCTATTCAGAAATTATTGAAACAAAAGCCAGCTCCTCTTGCATCTAAGAAAAACTTAACGTTAATTCAAGCAGGTAACTTTGAAGATGACATGAGTCGTTTAAACGAAGTTGACTGGATTATTGAAGTAGTTGTTGAAAATTTAGCAATTAAAAAACAAGTATTAGCTAGTGTTGATGCATACCGCAAACCAGGCTCAATCGTGAGCTCAAATACATCTGGTATTTCAATTGAAGCAATGTCTGAAGACTGTTCAGATGACTTCAAGAAACATTTCTTAGGCACTCACTTTTTTAACCCACCACGTTACTTAAAATTATTAGAAGTTATTCCTACTAAACATACATCTGAAGAAGTACTTACATTTATGAAAAGTTTTGGTGAAGACGTTTTAGGTAAAGGCGTTGTATTAGCAAAAGATACTCCAAACTTTATTGGAAACCGTATCGGAACATACGGATTACTTGTAACTGTACAAGAAATGCTAAAAGGCGGATACAGTGTTGGAGAAGTCGATTCAATTACTGGTCCAATGATTGGGCGCCCTTCTAGTGCTACATTCCGTACATTGGACGTAGTTGGATTAGATACATTTATCCATGTTGCAAACAATGTGTATGAGCTAGTAGAAGGCGAAGAGAAAGAAGTATTTAAAGTTCCAGAATTTATGAAGGAAATGGCTAATCGTAATTGGCTTGGAAGTAAGTCTGGGCAAGGATTTTTCTTAAAGCAAGGTAAAGAAATCTTAGAATTAGATCCAAGCACATTTGAATATGGAGAAAGAAAAAGCTTAAAAACAGCTTCAACTGAAGGCATCAAACAAGTTAAAGGTTTAGCGAATAAGTTGAAAGCGCTTGTATATGCTGATGATCGGGCAGGTAATTTCTTATGGAGCATTATTAGCCCGGTATTAGTCTATTCAGCTGAATTGTCTGGTGAAATTTCTGATAACATCGTCGGAATTGACCAAGCAATGAAGTGGGGATTTGGCTGGGATTTAGGACCATTTGAAATTTGGGATGCAATTGGTGTATCTAAATCAGTCGTACGAATGGAAAGCGAAGGATTAACTGTACCGAATTGGGTTAAGAATATGATCGATAGTGGTAATGAAACATTTTATAAGCAAGACAATGGAGTTACTAGCTTCTATCATAATGGCGAATATGAAGAGCTAGTAAGAAATGATAAAGAAGTTAAATTAAGTGTTTTAAAAGAACAAGGTCGAATTATTAAACAAAATTCAGGTGCAAGTTTAATTGATCTTGGAGATGGAGTTGCATGTTTAGAATTCCATACAAAGAGCAATGCAATTGGTATGGATATTACACAAATGATTAACTTCGCAGTTGATGAGGTTTCAAAAAATTATAAAGGCTTAGTTATTGGTAACCAAGCTAAAAACTTCTGCGTTGGTGCTAATTTAGCAATGATTTTAATGGAAGCGCAAGATGACAACTATTTTGAAATTGAAATGGTTGTTAAAGGGTTCCAACAAGCAATGATGAAAATTAAGTACTCAGATAAGCCGGTGGTTGTAGCTCCTTACGGTATGACACTAGGTGGCGGTACTGAAATTTGTTTACCAGCTGCTAGCGTAGTTGCTTCTTCTGAAACTTATATGGGCTTAGTTGAAGTTGGAGTAGGCTTAATCCCAGGCGGGGGCGGTAGTAAAGAGCTTTATATTAAGCAATTAAAGCAGTTCCCGGAAGGTGTTGAGTTTGACCTCCAAGGTCTTGCAAATCGTGTATTTGAGACAGTTGCAATGGCAAAAGTTTCGACTTCTGCTCAAGAAGCATTTGAAAATGGATTCTTAAATCATGATGATCGCAAAGTATTTAATGCAGACCACTTAATTTATGAAGCAAAACAACGAGTACTTGAGTTGTATGAAGCAGGTTATAGTGCTCCAATTCGTGAAAAAGTACCAGTAGTTGGTGAGTCAGGTTATGCAACTTTATTAGCTGGTGCAAACTCAATGTACTATTCTGGCTATATTAGCGAACATGATTTAACAATTGCTAAGAAATTAGCATATGTCATCGCTGGTGGAAAAGTACCATTCGGAACGTTAGTAGACGAAGAGTATTTATTAAACATTGAACGTGAAGCATTTTTAAGTTTAATTTCTGAAATGAAATCTCAAGCACGCATGCAACACATGCTTGTAAAAGGAAAACCGTTACGTAATTAA
- the gcvH gene encoding glycine cleavage system protein GcvH, with protein MSIPNELRYSEEHEWVKVEGNKYYIGITHFAQSELGDIVFVELPEVGDELTINEPFGSVESVKTVSELYAPISGKVIEVNSDLDENPEFVNESPYEKAWMVVVEATNASELEELMTAGQYEEMINQD; from the coding sequence ATGTCAATTCCAAATGAACTACGTTATTCAGAAGAACATGAGTGGGTAAAAGTTGAAGGTAATAAATACTATATCGGTATTACTCATTTCGCTCAATCAGAGCTTGGAGATATCGTATTTGTTGAGCTACCAGAAGTAGGCGATGAACTAACTATAAATGAGCCATTTGGTAGCGTTGAGTCTGTAAAAACAGTATCTGAACTATATGCTCCAATCAGTGGTAAAGTAATTGAAGTAAACTCTGATCTAGATGAAAATCCTGAATTCGTAAACGAATCTCCTTACGAAAAAGCATGGATGGTAGTTGTTGAAGCTACAAATGCTTCTGAACTTGAGGAGTTAATGACTGCTGGTCAATACGAAGAAATGATCAATCAAGATTAA
- a CDS encoding 2-hydroxyacid dehydrogenase family protein yields the protein MAHILVAGKIPEKAEQLLKDHHVIVYENEQLITEDEMCELVDGVDAILSLLSTPITKRVIDAAKNVKIIANYGAGFNNIDVDYATSKGIHVTNTPLVSTDATAELTLGILLAVSRRIVEGDELCRTKGFEGWAPLFFRGTEVSGKTLGIFGFGNIGQAVAKRAKAFNMNIIYHQPRRLSNELEQELNATYVSMDELLQTSDYITLHCPYKHELHHLFGKEEFYKMKDTAFFINAARGPLANEQELVDALKDGAIAGAALDVFEFEPKITEELKSLTNVVLTPHIGNATYETRDAMSEIAAKNIIEVMAKRLPISPVNQILVKN from the coding sequence TTGGCACATATCTTGGTAGCTGGAAAAATCCCAGAAAAGGCTGAGCAATTATTGAAAGATCATCATGTTATTGTTTATGAAAATGAGCAATTAATTACAGAAGATGAAATGTGTGAACTTGTTGATGGGGTAGATGCAATTTTAAGTTTACTATCCACACCAATCACAAAAAGAGTAATTGATGCAGCTAAAAATGTAAAAATTATTGCTAATTACGGAGCAGGATTTAATAATATCGATGTAGATTATGCAACTAGTAAGGGGATCCATGTAACAAATACTCCACTTGTTTCTACAGACGCAACTGCTGAGCTAACATTAGGAATTCTCTTAGCTGTTTCGAGAAGAATAGTCGAAGGAGACGAACTTTGCCGTACAAAAGGTTTTGAAGGATGGGCTCCATTATTCTTTAGAGGAACAGAAGTATCAGGAAAAACTTTAGGTATTTTTGGTTTTGGAAATATCGGACAAGCAGTAGCTAAACGAGCTAAGGCGTTTAATATGAATATTATTTATCATCAGCCAAGAAGATTAAGTAATGAACTTGAACAAGAATTAAATGCCACATACGTATCAATGGATGAATTATTACAGACTTCTGACTATATTACCCTTCATTGCCCTTACAAACATGAGCTACACCATTTATTTGGAAAAGAAGAGTTTTACAAGATGAAAGATACTGCGTTTTTTATCAATGCAGCTAGAGGTCCTTTAGCGAACGAACAGGAATTAGTAGACGCATTAAAGGATGGTGCTATTGCGGGTGCAGCTCTAGATGTATTTGAATTCGAACCAAAAATAACAGAAGAACTAAAATCACTTACAAATGTTGTATTAACACCTCATATCGGTAATGCAACATATGAAACTCGTGATGCTATGTCTGAAATAGCAGCTAAAAATATTATTGAGGTTATGGCTAAACGGCTACCAATCTCACCTGTAAATCAAATCCTTGTGAAGAATTAA
- a CDS encoding methionine ABC transporter permease, which produces MTQLFPNVDWDAMLLATHETLFMTVIAALATFIFGLIIGLFLFLTSKDQLLENKFFNTILAAFVNIFRSIPFIILIILLIPFTIFILGSMLGAKAALPALIIGAAPFYARMVEIGLREIDKGVIEAARAMGASTFTIIVKVLIPEALPAIISGLTVTTIAIVGYTAMAGVVGGGGLGNLAFMEGYQRSNNQVTLVATVIILLIVFILQFIGDLVTTKIDKRA; this is translated from the coding sequence ATGACACAACTTTTTCCGAATGTTGATTGGGATGCAATGCTTTTAGCTACTCATGAAACATTATTCATGACAGTAATCGCTGCTCTTGCAACGTTCATTTTTGGACTAATAATAGGTTTATTCTTATTTTTAACTAGTAAAGATCAGCTTCTTGAAAATAAATTTTTTAATACAATCCTAGCAGCGTTTGTAAATATTTTTCGTTCAATACCGTTTATCATTTTAATTATTTTATTAATTCCATTTACGATCTTTATACTTGGCTCTATGCTTGGAGCAAAAGCAGCATTACCTGCATTAATTATTGGTGCTGCACCATTCTATGCAAGGATGGTCGAAATCGGATTACGTGAAATTGATAAAGGTGTTATCGAAGCTGCAAGAGCAATGGGAGCTAGCACATTTACAATCATCGTAAAAGTATTAATTCCAGAAGCATTACCAGCAATTATTTCAGGTTTAACTGTTACTACAATTGCAATTGTTGGTTATACAGCAATGGCTGGTGTAGTAGGTGGTGGTGGACTTGGTAACTTAGCATTTATGGAAGGATACCAACGCTCTAATAACCAAGTAACGCTTGTTGCGACAGTAATTATTTTATTAATCGTATTCATTCTTCAATTTATTGGTGATTTAGTAACAACAAAAATAGATAAAAGAGCTTAA
- a CDS encoding methionine ABC transporter ATP-binding protein, which produces MIQINNVSKTYKGKKGTVTAVQNVSLTIEAGEIFGMIGYSGAGKSTLLRMLNGLESPTSGEVIINGQSISKCSSSQLRKARQKIGMIFQHFNLLWSRTVLENILFPLEIAKVSRKESINRAKELIKLVGLEGRENAYPSELSGGQKQRVGIARALANNPDVLLCDEATSALDPETTDSILALLTNINKQLGITIILITHEMHVIQKICQRVAVMENGNVVEEGHVVDVFTRPKQAITKKFVTQIKGNDEELDSEVISEGDGKDNTYKLTFKNGQADQPHISEVVKHFDIEINILQGKIVQTAEGSYGTMKIQLVGDINNIKEAIAYLESKQVEVEVA; this is translated from the coding sequence ATGATTCAAATAAATAATGTAAGTAAAACATACAAAGGTAAAAAGGGCACAGTTACCGCAGTACAAAATGTTTCGTTAACGATCGAAGCGGGTGAAATTTTTGGCATGATCGGATATAGCGGCGCAGGGAAAAGTACGCTATTACGAATGCTAAATGGACTTGAGTCACCTACATCGGGTGAAGTGATTATTAATGGTCAATCGATTTCTAAATGCTCATCAAGTCAGTTAAGAAAAGCAAGACAGAAAATAGGGATGATTTTTCAACATTTTAATTTATTGTGGTCGAGAACAGTATTAGAAAATATACTTTTCCCACTTGAAATTGCTAAAGTTTCAAGAAAGGAAAGCATTAATCGTGCAAAAGAATTAATTAAACTTGTAGGTCTTGAAGGAAGAGAAAATGCTTATCCTTCTGAACTTAGTGGAGGTCAAAAGCAACGTGTCGGAATTGCAAGAGCACTTGCTAATAACCCAGATGTTCTTTTATGCGATGAAGCAACTTCTGCATTAGATCCTGAAACAACAGATTCAATATTAGCTTTACTGACAAATATTAATAAGCAGCTTGGTATTACAATTATCCTAATTACTCATGAAATGCATGTAATTCAAAAGATATGCCAACGAGTAGCTGTAATGGAAAACGGAAATGTAGTAGAAGAGGGCCATGTTGTTGATGTATTTACTCGTCCTAAACAAGCAATTACAAAGAAATTTGTGACGCAAATCAAAGGCAATGATGAAGAATTAGACAGTGAAGTAATTTCTGAAGGTGATGGGAAGGATAATACTTATAAGCTAACCTTTAAAAATGGTCAAGCAGATCAACCTCATATTTCTGAGGTTGTTAAGCACTTTGATATAGAAATTAACATTTTGCAAGGAAAAATTGTTCAAACTGCTGAAGGCTCTTATGGGACAATGAAGATTCAACTTGTTGGAGACATAAATAACATCAAAGAGGCAATTGCTTACTTAGAATCAAAACAAGTTGAAGTGGAGGTAGCATAA